From the Shewanella amazonensis SB2B genome, one window contains:
- a CDS encoding 4Fe-4S dicluster domain-containing protein, whose protein sequence is MSKRYVMVHDENKCIGCQACSVACRSINQVPDGVSRLQVRIEGPFGEAPHLHFKYNRVSCQQCEDAPCVKVCPTGAAYVGDDGIVSIKAEKCVGCMYCVAACPYKVRFMNPETRVADKCNFCKETRLARGEQPACVTVCPTDALCFGDAADPASEVSKLLATKVSYQDKTHLGTKPRLYRIPAKRGGI, encoded by the coding sequence ATGAGCAAAAGATACGTAATGGTGCACGACGAGAACAAGTGCATCGGCTGTCAGGCCTGTAGCGTGGCTTGCCGCAGCATTAATCAGGTACCCGATGGCGTAAGCCGCTTGCAGGTGCGCATCGAAGGCCCCTTTGGTGAGGCGCCCCATTTGCACTTCAAGTACAACCGGGTGTCGTGCCAGCAGTGTGAGGATGCGCCCTGCGTCAAGGTGTGTCCGACCGGCGCCGCTTACGTTGGTGACGATGGCATTGTGTCCATCAAGGCCGAGAAGTGCGTGGGCTGCATGTACTGCGTGGCCGCCTGCCCCTACAAGGTGCGCTTTATGAACCCTGAAACCAGGGTGGCGGACAAGTGCAACTTCTGTAAGGAAACCCGTCTTGCCCGGGGTGAACAGCCCGCCTGTGTCACTGTATGCCCAACAGATGCGCTCTGTTTCGGTGATGCAGCTGACCCTGCCAGCGAGGTGTCCAAACTGCTTGCCACCAAGGTGAGTTATCAGGACAAGACACATCTTGGCACCAAACCCAGGCTGTACCGTATTCCAGCCAAGCGTGGAGGTATCTGA
- a CDS encoding sensor histidine kinase, with translation MKSLLLCVLLWPLSVLATDAEMGDEPIEAVFRVGVLANHGVGEAKQRWQPMMNYLSDRVPGIRFEVEPLDFDAMREQLLDLRIQFIVTNPGQYLSLSNEMPLSWLATMRSRKHNGATYAIGSTIIVRSDSPVQHIEELEGARIVASDPQALGGYQATIGLLNRRGLDARNFFADVRFLGFPLEPLVYQVRDGMVDGAITPYCTLEEMVDSGLVRREDFRVLNSMRPEGYDCEISTSLYPNWSFAASDKVPARITQMVTKALFELPSDSEAAIRARTLGWTAPISQLTVIRLYEELLLHGNSTRPLELVRAWLKANLEYAISLVLILFAGMVYHLWLEYKFRQKSDSLIAAERTLRDRELMLERMQSAAILGEIGAGLAHELNQPIAAITQYSEGGLMALKQQDHASAELRLQAVEEVLGKINRQSMRAGAVVHRIRSLLRRRRARPEAVLMSSLLSEALALFQRSLEQQRVQVTLKQAGEERPLLGDAVGLSQLLVNLLKNALDAMEVRSEARQIDITLDFDASKPGSAARVRWLRLELLDNGSGLKAEAAELMLSFATTKDEGLGLGLAICRDVVNQHGGDIQLQNRQDGSGCRVTVWLPLLADDESV, from the coding sequence ATGAAGTCATTGCTGCTGTGTGTGTTATTGTGGCCCCTGTCGGTGTTGGCTACCGATGCCGAAATGGGGGATGAGCCCATTGAAGCCGTGTTCAGAGTCGGGGTACTTGCCAATCATGGGGTTGGTGAGGCGAAACAGCGCTGGCAACCCATGATGAACTATTTGTCGGACAGGGTGCCCGGCATTCGTTTTGAAGTCGAGCCGCTGGATTTTGATGCCATGCGCGAGCAGCTGTTGGACTTGCGTATCCAATTTATTGTGACCAATCCGGGCCAATATCTGAGCCTGTCCAACGAGATGCCTCTCTCTTGGCTTGCCACCATGCGCAGCCGCAAACACAACGGTGCCACCTATGCCATAGGCTCCACCATCATAGTGCGCAGCGACAGCCCTGTGCAGCATATCGAAGAGCTCGAAGGGGCCCGAATCGTGGCCTCCGATCCTCAGGCGCTCGGTGGCTATCAGGCCACCATTGGCCTGTTGAATCGCCGCGGTTTGGATGCGCGCAACTTTTTTGCCGATGTGCGTTTTCTGGGGTTTCCATTGGAGCCGCTGGTGTATCAGGTGCGCGACGGCATGGTCGATGGCGCTATTACGCCTTACTGCACTCTGGAAGAAATGGTGGACTCGGGCCTGGTGCGCCGGGAGGATTTTCGGGTGCTTAACAGCATGCGTCCGGAAGGCTATGACTGTGAAATCAGCACCAGTTTGTACCCCAATTGGTCCTTTGCCGCCTCCGATAAGGTACCCGCCCGCATCACCCAGATGGTCACCAAGGCGCTGTTTGAACTGCCCTCAGACTCAGAAGCCGCCATTCGGGCCCGCACCCTGGGCTGGACCGCCCCCATCAGCCAACTCACGGTTATTCGCCTCTATGAAGAGCTTCTGCTCCATGGCAACAGCACCCGACCACTGGAGCTGGTGCGAGCCTGGCTTAAGGCCAATCTGGAATACGCCATCAGTTTGGTGCTTATTCTGTTTGCCGGCATGGTTTACCACCTGTGGCTCGAATATAAGTTTCGCCAAAAGAGCGACAGCCTGATAGCGGCCGAGCGCACCTTAAGGGACAGGGAACTCATGTTGGAGCGGATGCAAAGCGCCGCTATTTTGGGGGAGATAGGCGCCGGGCTTGCCCATGAACTCAACCAGCCTATTGCCGCCATTACCCAATACAGCGAGGGTGGATTGATGGCGCTGAAGCAGCAAGATCACGCCAGTGCCGAACTGCGTTTGCAGGCAGTGGAGGAGGTGCTTGGCAAAATTAATCGCCAGTCGATGCGTGCCGGTGCCGTGGTGCATCGTATCCGCAGCCTGCTGCGCCGCCGTCGTGCCCGCCCGGAAGCCGTGCTGATGAGTTCCTTGCTGAGTGAAGCCCTGGCCTTGTTTCAACGCTCCCTGGAGCAGCAGCGGGTGCAAGTGACACTGAAACAAGCGGGCGAAGAGCGACCGCTGTTGGGGGACGCGGTGGGGTTGAGTCAGCTGCTGGTGAATCTGCTCAAAAATGCCCTTGATGCCATGGAGGTCCGGTCTGAGGCTAGGCAAATTGATATCACGCTGGACTTTGATGCCAGCAAGCCCGGCAGTGCAGCCAGGGTGCGCTGGCTGAGGCTGGAACTCCTGGACAATGGCAGCGGCCTTAAGGCCGAGGCGGCGGAGCTGATGCTCTCTTTTGCCACCACCAAAGACGAAGGTTTGGGCCTGGGGCTTGCCATCTGTCGTGATGTGGTCAATCAACATGGAGGTGATATTCAGCTGCAAAACCGCCAGGACGGCAGCGGTTGCCGGGTCACTGTGTGGTTACCATTGCTGGCGGACGATGAGTCTGTATAA
- a CDS encoding c-type cytochrome translates to MMKTTHSIGLGLLLGLILGSSAMAADGGNPKKGKHLYKKECKTCHSKGDAAGELTPMSKTMAQWDRFFEKDMHKGKPEVFQKLSEQELKDVQQFLYDHAADSDQPQTCG, encoded by the coding sequence ATGATGAAAACGACCCACTCCATTGGCCTTGGACTGCTCCTTGGCCTGATCCTCGGCAGCAGCGCTATGGCAGCCGATGGCGGTAATCCCAAGAAAGGTAAACACCTGTACAAGAAAGAATGCAAAACCTGCCACAGCAAAGGTGACGCAGCCGGTGAACTCACCCCCATGAGCAAAACCATGGCCCAATGGGACAGATTCTTCGAAAAGGATATGCACAAGGGCAAACCCGAAGTATTCCAAAAGCTGTCTGAGCAGGAACTGAAAGACGTACAGCAGTTTCTCTATGACCACGCTGCCGACTCGGACCAACCGCAGACCTGCGGCTAA
- a CDS encoding DUF3373 family protein, whose product MRTLISLAVASALGFTPLLFTSQSLAADNTANSDQAKIERLQQKIDELSEELADLDTRVNKTERHTALDRITFSGDFRTKVHSLHYRDVTWNPGIKMNFDDFGRRAMAGEYGDPMDPTSPLGKMMAANPDMAAAFMGGQLSGVMPWALGSTNTYDIDNDLFYTTRLRLDIKANVWENVNFAGRLSMYKNWGDSTGVQVFDSWRSFSMDGTNSGNTSGDWLRVERAYFDWKNIGGSEFYLSIGRRPSTYGPPSNIRENEQRGGTPSGHLVHFNFDGATLGYNLGEITGIEGQVVRFCYGQGFESQWGNGELFGNLVTEDTHLGGFNIDVINDGNHFVQLTLFGAKDINDGFKGSMAFPNELAAIFAPTMYQDMQKFDSFNFVTRVQPSGVIGDMFLGGLGYVYESDEDFKAFASLGWTRAESNGNAGMFGGLLTDATFTGKLSADGSELMMVPLAAESDAAHDGYGVYIGMQMPAPYGKFGLEYNYGSKYWSPFTQAQDDPIGSKLATRGHVVEAYYLFEVNPRMFIKLAGLYYDYEYTGSGTPVGAPVKVDDVMAGSAVSLLPVVDTAVDLNASLTVKF is encoded by the coding sequence ATGCGTACCCTTATCTCTCTGGCAGTGGCAAGTGCACTGGGATTTACTCCCTTACTGTTCACCTCTCAGTCGTTGGCCGCTGACAACACCGCAAATAGCGACCAGGCCAAAATCGAGCGGCTGCAACAAAAAATCGATGAACTGTCCGAAGAACTGGCAGACCTCGATACCCGAGTCAATAAAACCGAACGCCACACAGCACTGGACAGAATCACCTTCAGTGGCGACTTTCGCACCAAGGTGCATTCGCTGCACTACCGTGATGTCACCTGGAACCCCGGCATCAAGATGAACTTTGATGACTTCGGCCGCCGTGCCATGGCCGGTGAATACGGCGATCCCATGGATCCGACCTCCCCCCTTGGCAAGATGATGGCCGCCAACCCGGATATGGCCGCCGCCTTTATGGGTGGGCAACTCTCCGGTGTGATGCCCTGGGCCCTTGGCAGCACAAACACCTACGATATCGACAACGACCTCTTTTACACCACCCGTCTGCGCCTCGATATCAAAGCCAATGTATGGGAAAACGTGAACTTTGCCGGGCGTTTGTCCATGTACAAAAACTGGGGCGACTCTACCGGTGTGCAGGTATTCGATTCCTGGCGTTCTTTCTCCATGGACGGTACCAATTCCGGCAACACCAGCGGTGACTGGCTGCGGGTAGAACGTGCTTATTTCGACTGGAAAAACATCGGTGGCAGCGAGTTCTATCTGTCTATCGGCCGTCGTCCATCCACCTATGGCCCTCCTTCAAATATCCGCGAAAATGAACAGCGCGGCGGCACGCCTTCCGGCCATCTGGTGCACTTTAACTTCGATGGCGCCACCCTGGGTTATAACCTGGGTGAAATCACCGGCATCGAAGGCCAGGTCGTACGCTTCTGTTATGGCCAGGGTTTTGAGTCCCAGTGGGGTAATGGCGAACTGTTTGGCAACCTTGTAACCGAAGACACCCACCTCGGCGGCTTCAACATCGACGTCATCAACGATGGTAACCACTTCGTGCAGTTGACCCTGTTCGGCGCCAAGGACATCAACGATGGCTTCAAGGGCTCCATGGCCTTCCCCAACGAACTGGCGGCCATTTTCGCCCCCACCATGTATCAGGACATGCAAAAGTTCGACAGCTTCAACTTTGTCACCCGGGTACAACCCAGCGGTGTGATTGGTGACATGTTCCTGGGTGGCTTGGGCTACGTGTATGAATCTGATGAAGATTTTAAAGCCTTTGCGTCACTGGGCTGGACCCGCGCCGAGTCAAACGGCAATGCAGGCATGTTTGGCGGCCTGCTCACCGACGCGACCTTTACGGGCAAACTCAGTGCCGATGGCAGCGAGCTGATGATGGTGCCGCTGGCCGCCGAGAGTGATGCCGCCCACGACGGCTACGGCGTCTATATCGGCATGCAAATGCCCGCCCCCTACGGCAAGTTTGGTCTCGAGTATAACTACGGCTCCAAATACTGGAGTCCCTTCACCCAGGCCCAGGACGACCCCATCGGCAGCAAGCTCGCCACCCGTGGCCATGTGGTCGAGGCCTACTACCTGTTCGAGGTCAATCCCCGGATGTTTATCAAGCTCGCTGGCCTTTACTACGACTATGAGTACACCGGCTCTGGCACCCCGGTTGGTGCACCAGTGAAGGTGGATGACGTAATGGCAGGCAGCGCCGTGTCCCTGCTGCCCGTGGTGGATACCGCCGTGGACCTCAACGCCTCACTCACAGTGAAGTTCTAA
- a CDS encoding putative sulfate/molybdate transporter — MRPRPPIRLTEFTGAFADLGTFLPLVLGLIALNQFSPQGIFLGFGLFACATALFYRRPIPVQPMKVIAALVIAQQLTPGMMQASAMLMGVILLVLAASGAISWLARQISQAISVGIQLAIGLQLLWMGLTMMTDAPVLGFGAFALIFVSRFFPLKYLAMPLVILLGMLWQYQSGAAMSPSFNNTPWHLGWPDVSDWGAAATLLVLPQLALTLTNAVIATSVMAKDKFPEDAERFSPKALATSSGLANLLLSPFGGAAMCHGAGGLAVQYHFGARQLWAGLIFGITCLAIALGWNEQVAWLLGLIPMAILGSLLSTAGLQLAWSKRFLDGKPYCLFVIGATAIVSLGVNAAAGLAVGMLLELGRRQWLNQRQLD, encoded by the coding sequence ATGCGTCCACGCCCCCCAATCAGGCTCACCGAATTTACCGGTGCTTTTGCCGATTTGGGTACCTTTCTGCCACTGGTTCTCGGCCTGATTGCACTCAACCAATTTTCGCCCCAGGGCATTTTCCTCGGCTTTGGCCTGTTCGCCTGTGCCACGGCACTGTTTTATCGCCGTCCCATTCCGGTGCAACCCATGAAGGTAATAGCGGCTCTGGTCATAGCCCAGCAGCTCACACCGGGCATGATGCAGGCCAGCGCCATGCTGATGGGCGTTATACTCCTGGTGCTGGCGGCCTCCGGTGCCATCAGCTGGCTGGCACGACAAATCTCCCAGGCAATCAGCGTCGGTATTCAGCTCGCTATCGGGCTGCAGCTGCTGTGGATGGGACTTACGATGATGACAGACGCCCCTGTGCTGGGCTTTGGCGCCTTTGCGCTGATTTTTGTATCACGCTTCTTTCCCCTGAAATACCTCGCCATGCCACTGGTGATCCTGCTCGGTATGCTGTGGCAGTATCAAAGCGGCGCCGCAATGAGCCCAAGCTTTAACAACACCCCCTGGCATCTGGGCTGGCCCGATGTTTCAGACTGGGGCGCGGCCGCCACCCTGCTGGTGCTACCTCAGCTGGCGCTGACCCTGACCAATGCCGTGATTGCCACCTCTGTGATGGCCAAAGACAAGTTCCCCGAGGATGCCGAGCGTTTCAGCCCCAAGGCGCTGGCCACCAGCTCAGGGCTGGCCAATCTGCTCTTGAGCCCCTTTGGCGGTGCAGCCATGTGCCACGGCGCCGGTGGTCTTGCGGTGCAGTATCACTTTGGCGCCAGACAGCTGTGGGCGGGACTTATTTTCGGCATAACCTGCCTGGCTATCGCTTTGGGGTGGAATGAGCAGGTGGCCTGGCTGTTGGGACTCATCCCCATGGCTATTCTTGGAAGCCTGCTTTCCACCGCAGGGCTGCAACTGGCCTGGTCCAAGCGCTTTCTCGATGGCAAACCCTACTGCCTGTTTGTGATAGGCGCCACCGCCATCGTCAGTCTGGGAGTCAATGCCGCAGCCGGCTTAGCGGTGGGCATGCTGCTGGAATTGGGTCGCCGCCAGTGGCTCAATCAGAGGCAGCTTGACTGA
- a CDS encoding response regulator transcription factor translates to MRLFLVDDDEAIRDSLTYMLTQCGRQLTSFASAEAFLAQADITLPGCLILDSRMPGLSGEALQHELVNQQSPLGIIFLTGHGDLPMALAAFREGACDFFQKPVQAAPLCDAIDKAEAESQRRYEVAGLRLKLARLSERESQVLRLLTDGLTNKQISETLYLSLRTIEVHRASMMKKLGVHNLAELGRFACR, encoded by the coding sequence ATGCGCCTGTTTCTGGTGGACGATGATGAAGCCATTCGGGATTCACTGACCTATATGCTGACGCAGTGTGGTCGGCAGCTAACCAGCTTTGCCAGTGCCGAAGCCTTTTTGGCGCAAGCAGACATCACCCTGCCCGGCTGCCTGATCCTCGACAGCCGTATGCCCGGCCTCAGCGGTGAGGCGCTGCAACATGAGCTGGTTAATCAGCAAAGTCCCCTTGGGATCATCTTTCTTACCGGCCACGGCGACCTGCCCATGGCATTGGCAGCGTTTCGCGAAGGCGCCTGCGATTTCTTTCAAAAACCGGTTCAGGCCGCGCCCTTGTGCGACGCTATCGATAAGGCTGAAGCTGAAAGTCAACGGCGCTACGAGGTTGCAGGGCTCAGGTTGAAACTTGCCCGGCTCAGTGAACGGGAGTCCCAGGTGCTGCGGCTGTTGACCGATGGGCTAACCAACAAGCAAATTTCAGAAACCCTTTACCTGTCGCTCAGGACCATTGAAGTACACAGGGCCAGCATGATGAAAAAGCTTGGAGTACACAATCTGGCAGAGCTGGGGCGTTTCGCCTGCCGCTGA
- the nrfD gene encoding NrfD/PsrC family molybdoenzyme membrane anchor subunit, with amino-acid sequence MNNIWGDMSQYDGITWHWVIAVYLFMAGLSAGSLLMGIGLRWYRGQTQGSSQSRAESAVLKAAALIAPIAICLGMLCLVFDLTKPFHFWLILINYNLSSVMSIGVIALLAYIPLTFVYALVVLKDELPKCGLGFLGGLADSLGKLRGMLEGALFVLSLVVGAYTGFLISAMNAYPMLNTAVLPALFLVSGLSAGAAANSLLAVTMFGGDKHSPQASGSRSGGFSGDLERQHAFELPVMGMEMLFLFMLFTALYFKGGAAAAALASISGGLWAAVFWIGVVAIGFGVPLMMRLSGKHGRSAMVTAACASLIGVLALRHFILYAGQSYLS; translated from the coding sequence ATGAACAATATCTGGGGTGATATGAGTCAGTACGACGGCATTACCTGGCATTGGGTGATTGCGGTGTACCTCTTTATGGCCGGTTTGTCGGCGGGCAGCTTGTTGATGGGGATTGGTCTGCGCTGGTATCGTGGCCAAACTCAGGGCAGTAGCCAGAGCCGTGCTGAAAGCGCCGTGCTCAAAGCCGCCGCCTTGATTGCGCCCATCGCCATTTGTCTTGGGATGCTGTGTCTGGTGTTTGACCTGACCAAACCGTTCCACTTCTGGCTGATTTTGATTAACTACAACTTAAGCTCGGTGATGTCGATTGGGGTGATAGCGCTCCTCGCATACATTCCGCTGACCTTTGTCTATGCGCTGGTGGTGCTCAAAGATGAGCTGCCAAAGTGTGGTTTGGGCTTCCTGGGCGGCCTCGCCGATAGCCTCGGCAAGCTTCGCGGCATGCTGGAAGGAGCGCTCTTTGTGCTGTCGCTGGTGGTGGGGGCCTATACAGGTTTCCTGATTTCCGCCATGAACGCCTATCCCATGCTCAATACCGCGGTGCTGCCTGCGCTGTTTTTGGTATCGGGTTTATCGGCGGGTGCGGCGGCCAACAGCCTGCTGGCGGTGACGATGTTTGGTGGCGATAAGCATAGCCCCCAGGCTTCCGGCTCCCGCTCTGGTGGCTTCTCTGGTGACCTTGAGCGTCAGCACGCCTTCGAGCTGCCGGTGATGGGCATGGAAATGCTGTTCCTGTTTATGCTGTTTACCGCGCTGTATTTCAAAGGTGGCGCGGCGGCAGCGGCGCTGGCATCGATCTCTGGCGGACTGTGGGCAGCTGTATTCTGGATTGGGGTAGTGGCTATCGGCTTTGGGGTGCCACTGATGATGCGCCTCAGTGGTAAACACGGCCGCAGCGCCATGGTCACAGCGGCCTGCGCGAGCCTGATTGGGGTGCTGGCACTGCGGCATTTTATCCTTTACGCCGGTCAATCTTATCTGTCTTGA
- the phsA gene encoding thiosulfate reductase PhsA, producing MIELCRRDFLKGAGAAGAGCALATALPGTLAAMGAQPLSGSEKAIPSICEMCSTRCPISARVLDGKAVYIEGNAAAKSFGGKVCARGGAGHSLLYDPQRLVKPLKRVGERGEGKWQEIEWSEAYGILAQRLEQIRRDHGAETVAFSSKSGSLSGHLFHFAKAFGSPNTFTHATTCPGAYVVAAKAMFGGKVKRDLGNSKYIINFGHNLYEGINMSETRAMMKAQTDKRAKLVVFEPRFSIVADKADEWYAIRPGSDVAVALALCHVLISENLYDKAFIERYVEGFEAFAAEVSAYTPEWAETISDVPAQDIRRIAREFAKAAPHAVVDFGHRATFTPEEFDMRRALYAANVLIGNFERKGGIYFGQKAAGYNKLAGESVAPVLGKPGVADMPKPTAKRIDQMDEQYAMMWSEGGIYQSVIDATLEAKPYQLRGWVMCRTNPMQTMTDRAKVVESLKKLDFVAVVDVYISETAAWADLILPESTYLERDEEISDKSGKSPGYYVRQRVVDVIGDTKPSWQIFRELGLKMGMDKYYPWETMETLQLLQANKDVALLNHIKEKGFVSYGKPLMLREKSMVQEFVTAYPGAHVADEDGSYASLLKFKTPSGKIELVSPKVEAMAPGRGGIKYRPVTLKQPNELYFIQGKVAVHTNGATHNIPMLANLMSDNAVWVHPSTAEALGIKDGDAIRLKSSVGVEEGKALVTKGIRPDTLFAYMGFGSKNRELVRASGKGIHCGNLLPNMTAPVCGMNVHTTGVILEKA from the coding sequence ATGATAGAGCTCTGCAGGCGCGACTTTCTCAAAGGTGCAGGTGCGGCCGGGGCGGGGTGTGCCCTGGCCACAGCGCTGCCTGGGACGCTGGCGGCCATGGGGGCCCAACCCCTCAGTGGCAGCGAAAAAGCCATTCCGAGTATTTGTGAAATGTGCTCCACCCGTTGCCCGATTTCGGCAAGGGTTTTGGATGGCAAGGCCGTGTATATCGAAGGCAACGCAGCAGCCAAGTCCTTTGGCGGCAAGGTATGTGCCCGGGGCGGTGCCGGCCACAGCTTGCTGTATGACCCACAGCGGCTGGTAAAACCCCTGAAACGCGTCGGCGAGCGCGGTGAAGGTAAGTGGCAGGAAATCGAATGGAGCGAAGCCTACGGCATTCTTGCCCAGCGGCTCGAACAAATCCGCCGCGACCATGGCGCCGAAACCGTGGCCTTTTCATCCAAATCGGGCTCGCTGTCGGGGCATCTGTTCCACTTTGCCAAGGCCTTTGGCAGCCCCAATACGTTTACTCACGCAACCACCTGCCCCGGCGCCTATGTGGTGGCCGCTAAGGCCATGTTTGGCGGAAAGGTGAAGCGGGATTTGGGTAATTCCAAATACATCATCAACTTCGGCCATAACCTTTACGAAGGCATCAATATGTCCGAAACCCGCGCCATGATGAAGGCGCAAACCGACAAGCGCGCCAAGCTGGTGGTGTTTGAGCCGCGCTTCTCCATCGTGGCCGATAAAGCCGATGAGTGGTATGCCATCCGTCCCGGCTCTGATGTGGCCGTGGCGCTGGCGCTGTGCCATGTGCTGATTAGCGAGAACCTCTACGACAAGGCCTTTATCGAGCGTTACGTGGAAGGCTTCGAGGCCTTTGCCGCCGAAGTCAGCGCCTATACCCCCGAGTGGGCAGAAACCATTTCCGATGTGCCCGCCCAAGACATTCGCCGCATTGCCCGCGAATTTGCCAAGGCCGCGCCCCATGCGGTGGTGGACTTTGGCCACCGTGCCACCTTCACCCCGGAAGAGTTTGATATGCGCCGGGCCCTGTACGCGGCCAACGTACTGATTGGCAACTTTGAGCGCAAGGGCGGTATCTACTTTGGCCAGAAGGCGGCCGGGTACAACAAGCTTGCAGGAGAATCCGTGGCGCCTGTGTTGGGTAAGCCCGGCGTGGCCGACATGCCCAAGCCCACAGCCAAGCGTATCGACCAGATGGATGAGCAGTACGCCATGATGTGGAGCGAGGGCGGCATTTATCAGTCGGTTATCGATGCCACCCTGGAGGCCAAACCCTACCAGCTGCGCGGCTGGGTAATGTGCCGTACCAACCCGATGCAAACCATGACTGACCGCGCCAAGGTGGTTGAGTCGCTGAAAAAGCTCGATTTTGTGGCCGTGGTGGACGTGTATATCAGCGAAACCGCCGCCTGGGCCGATTTGATTTTGCCCGAGTCCACCTACCTTGAGCGCGATGAGGAGATCAGCGACAAGTCCGGCAAGAGCCCCGGCTACTACGTGCGTCAGCGGGTGGTGGACGTGATTGGCGATACCAAGCCGTCATGGCAAATCTTCCGCGAGCTGGGTCTTAAGATGGGCATGGACAAGTACTACCCCTGGGAGACCATGGAAACCCTGCAACTGCTGCAGGCCAACAAGGATGTGGCGCTTTTGAATCACATCAAGGAAAAGGGCTTTGTCAGCTATGGCAAGCCGTTGATGCTGCGTGAAAAATCCATGGTGCAGGAGTTTGTGACTGCCTATCCAGGCGCCCATGTCGCGGATGAGGACGGCAGTTACGCCAGCCTGCTCAAGTTCAAAACCCCCAGCGGCAAGATAGAACTGGTGAGCCCCAAGGTGGAAGCCATGGCCCCGGGCCGCGGCGGCATCAAGTACCGGCCCGTGACCTTAAAACAGCCCAATGAGCTCTACTTCATTCAGGGTAAGGTGGCGGTGCACACCAATGGTGCCACCCACAATATCCCTATGCTCGCCAATCTGATGTCGGACAACGCCGTGTGGGTGCATCCCAGCACAGCCGAGGCGCTGGGTATCAAGGATGGTGATGCTATTCGGCTTAAATCCAGCGTGGGCGTGGAAGAAGGCAAGGCGCTCGTCACTAAGGGCATTCGCCCGGATACCCTGTTTGCTTACATGGGCTTTGGCTCGAAAAACCGTGAGCTGGTGCGTGCCTCCGGCAAGGGGATCCACTGTGGAAACCTGCTGCCCAATATGACGGCGCCTGTCTGCGGCATGAACGTGCACACCACGGGTGTGATCCTGGAAAAGGCATAA
- a CDS encoding tetrathionate reductase family octaheme c-type cytochrome, producing MLLGSGLAMADNPHKEAIEGPFASGTEVTQQCLACHEDEAHDFMKTSHWSWSLTQELPGRTVERGKKNAINNFCTSIAGNEPRCTSCHAGYGWKDSSFDFADASKVDCLVCHDTTGTYIKDPAGAGEPLAKVDLEKVAKNVGKPVRDNCGSCHFYGGGGDAVKHGDLDSSMAYPDKATDVHMDADGNDFQCQACHTTESHAISGNAMGVSPGGIDHIGCENCHEGAPHKNKKINEHTATVACQTCHIPFFARNEATKMSWDWSTAGQDREETLDEYGRKTFQKKKGSFTWGKMVKPAYAWYNGKAGAYMAGDPIKADEVTRLSYPLGDIQDAGAKIYPFKVHTGKQIYDKKHNILATAKTYGAGGYWTEFDWDKAAKLGMEANPTLKAKGIAYSGEYGFAPTEMWWRINHMVSKKEEALKCNACHNGGDRLDWKALGYEGDPMKNKQGPRHNQSK from the coding sequence ATGCTGCTGGGCAGCGGATTGGCGATGGCCGACAATCCCCACAAGGAAGCCATCGAAGGCCCCTTCGCCTCAGGTACCGAGGTGACCCAGCAGTGCCTGGCGTGCCACGAAGATGAGGCCCACGATTTTATGAAAACCTCCCACTGGAGCTGGAGCCTGACCCAGGAGCTGCCCGGTCGCACAGTTGAGCGGGGAAAGAAGAACGCCATCAACAACTTCTGTACTTCCATCGCCGGTAACGAGCCACGCTGCACCAGCTGTCACGCGGGTTACGGCTGGAAGGACAGTAGCTTTGATTTTGCCGACGCTTCCAAAGTGGACTGTCTGGTGTGTCACGACACCACAGGCACCTATATTAAAGATCCCGCAGGCGCCGGTGAGCCACTGGCCAAGGTGGATTTGGAGAAGGTAGCCAAAAATGTCGGTAAGCCAGTGCGCGACAACTGCGGCAGCTGCCACTTCTACGGTGGCGGCGGTGATGCGGTGAAACACGGGGATCTGGACTCTTCCATGGCCTACCCCGACAAAGCCACCGATGTGCACATGGATGCAGATGGCAACGACTTCCAATGTCAGGCTTGCCATACCACTGAGTCCCACGCCATCAGCGGTAATGCCATGGGTGTATCTCCCGGTGGTATCGACCATATTGGCTGTGAAAACTGCCACGAAGGCGCACCGCACAAAAACAAGAAAATCAACGAACACACAGCCACTGTGGCCTGCCAGACCTGCCACATCCCCTTCTTCGCCCGTAATGAAGCGACCAAGATGAGCTGGGACTGGTCAACGGCGGGTCAGGACAGGGAAGAAACCCTGGACGAGTACGGCCGCAAGACCTTCCAGAAGAAGAAAGGCAGCTTCACCTGGGGCAAGATGGTTAAGCCCGCTTACGCCTGGTACAACGGCAAAGCCGGTGCCTACATGGCTGGCGACCCCATCAAGGCCGATGAAGTGACCCGTCTTTCCTATCCTCTCGGGGATATTCAGGATGCGGGCGCAAAAATCTACCCCTTCAAGGTGCACACAGGTAAGCAAATCTATGACAAGAAACACAATATTCTTGCCACAGCCAAAACCTACGGTGCCGGCGGCTACTGGACCGAGTTTGACTGGGATAAAGCGGCAAAACTGGGGATGGAGGCCAACCCGACGCTGAAGGCCAAGGGGATTGCTTACAGCGGCGAATATGGTTTTGCGCCAACTGAAATGTGGTGGAGAATCAACCACATGGTGTCAAAAAAAGAGGAAGCCCTCAAGTGTAATGCCTGCCACAACGGCGGCGACCGTCTCGACTGGAAGGCTCTGGGTTACGAAGGTGACCCGATGAAAAACAAACAGGGCCCAAGACACAACCAGAGCAAGTGA